From one Lycium barbarum isolate Lr01 chromosome 6, ASM1917538v2, whole genome shotgun sequence genomic stretch:
- the LOC132645456 gene encoding cyclic nucleotide-gated ion channel 1-like — MTALYQENYLSDRPKEVSTRKKILDPRTSFLQFWNKIFVLACIISVAIDPLFFYIPVVDNKRKCLDLDSSLKIPISVLRSLTDLCYIYHIILQFRTGFIAPSSRDGRDEVIEDALRIAKQYLLPHFLIDILAVLPLPQMVLFITAPNMNRPISLEMKKQLVVVIFVQYIPRIIRIFPLYKEVTRTTGFFTETAWAGAALNLFLFMIASNVVGALWYLITVFRLDNCWREACKDIKNCVLDHLCCVKQGNGNAQFLNSSCPLLKPEDIQEGDFDFGIFLDALQSRVVGKRCFWSKLSYCFWWGMRNLSSLGQDLKTSNYVWETLFAIFICIVGLILFAFLIGNLQEYLQSITVRLRLEGMMSKRQDVEQWMSHRMLPHDLRERIRRYEQYKWEQTRGVDEDHLISNLPKDLRRDVKRHLCWSLLKRVPMFEKMDEQLLDAMCDRLKPALFAENSFIIREGDLVSEMLFLMRGTLWTMTTNGERTGFFNSACLKAGDFCGEELLTWALDPNGSSTLPASTRTVQAVTEVEVFALTADDLKFVAAQFRRLHSKKLRHTFGFYSQHWRTWAACFIQTAWRKHWRNKLEKSLREEEDRLQAALANETANLPSLGATIYASRFAANALRALQRNHPRGSKSSTRLSRLLLQKPAEPDFSS, encoded by the exons ATGACGGCTCTCTATCAAGAAAATTACTTAAG TGACAGGCCAAAAGAAGTATCAACAAGAAAGAAAATTCTTGATCCTCGGACATCATTTCTGCAGTTCTGGAACAAAATATTTGTCTTGGCTTGTATAATTTCAGTGGCCATTGATCCATTGTTTTTCTACATTCCTGTCGTTGATAACAAGAGGAAGTGCCTTGATTTGGACAGCTCATTAAAGATCCCTATTTCTGTGCTGCGATCGCTCACCGATCTTTGCTATATATACCATATCATCTTGCAATTTCGCACTGGTTTTATTGCTCCTTCTTCTCGAGATGGTAGGGATGAGGTGATTGAGGATGCTCTCCGTATAGCCAAGCAATACTTGCTCCCTCATTTCCTCATTGACATTCTAGCTGTTCTTCCACTCCCACAG ATGGTGCTATTTATCACTGCTCCGAACATGAATCGCCCCATATCTCTGGAGATGAAAAAACAGTTGGTGGTTGTTATTTTCGTACAATATATTCCGAGAATCATTAGGATATTCCCATTATATAAGGAAGTAACAAGAACAACAGGCTTTTTTACTGAAACGGCATGGGCTGGAGCTGCTCTCAATTTATTCCTGTTCATGATCGCCAGTAAT GTAGTTGGAGCCTTATGGTATTTGATCACAGTGTTTCGACTAGATAACTGCTGGAGGGAAGCATGTAAGGATATTAAAAACTGTGTGTTAGACCACTTATGTTGTGTGAAACAAGGGAATGGAAACGCTCAATTTCTAAATTCTTCTTGTCCTCTCCTGAAACCGGAAGATATACAAGAGGGTGACTTtgattttgggatatttcttgaTGCTCTTCAGTCTCGAGTTGTAGGAAAAAGATGTTTCTGGTCCAAACTCAGCTATTGCTTCTGGTGGGGGATGCGAAATTTAAG TTCTCTTGGCCAAGACCTTAAAACAAGCAATTATGTATGGGAGACCCTCTTTGCcatcttcatttgcattgttGGGCTGATCCTTTTTGCCTTTCTTATAGGCAAC CTACAGGAGTATTTGCAGTCTATCACAGTTAGACTTAGACTAGAGGGGATGATGTCGAAAAGGCAGGATGTAGAACAGTGGATGTCTCACCGAATGCTTCCTCACGACCTGAGAGAACGCATTCGAAGATATGAGCAGTACAAATGGGAACAAACTAGAGGTGTTGATGAAGATCATCTAATTTCTAACCTTCCCAAAGACTTGAGGAGAGACGTAAAGCGTCATCTCTGTTGGTCTTTGCTCAAAAGA GTTCCCATGTTTGAGAAAATGGATGAACAGTTACTCGATGCAATGTGTGATCGGCTGAAACCAGCTCTTTTCGCAGAGAATAGCTTCATAATCCGAGAAGGAGATCTAGTGAGTGAAATGCTTTTTCTCATGAGAGGTACTTTGTGGACAATGACCACCAATGGTGAAAGAACTGGTTTCTTCAACTCTGCATGCCTCAAGGCTGGTGATTTCTGTGGAGAAGAGCTTCTTACATGGGCTTTGGACCCCAATGGTTCCTCAACTCTTCCCGCCTCTACTAGAACAGTACAAGCTGTCACAGAAGTTGAAGTTTTTGCTCTTACAGCTGATGATCTCAAGTTTGTTGCTGCCCAATTTAGACGCCTTCATAGCAAGAAGCTTCGGCATACTTTCGG GTTTTATTCACAACACTGGAGGACATGGGCAGCGTGCTTTATACAAACAGCATGGCGAAAACACTGGAGGAACAAGCTTGAGAAATCTTTGAGAGAGGAAGAAGATAGACTGCAGGCTGCATTGGCAAATGAGACAGCAAATTTACCAAGTCTTGGAGCTACCATTTATGCATCAAGATTTGCTGCCAACGCGTTACGTGCCTTGCAGCGCAACCATCCAAGGGGTTCCAAATCATCTACCAGATTAAGTCGCTTATTGCTTCAGAAGCCAGCTGAACCTGATTTTAGCTCCTAA
- the LOC132644382 gene encoding non-specific lipid-transfer protein-like → MVKLFYTVIVLLLALATTALAEPSCDIVPKRLAPCYSYIQGKYHAIKPSGRCCRGLTDIAQMEKNGRKDSIAVCKCIKRALLHINYDPNRIKVASQQCNTEFALPAVGHNTTCELIL, encoded by the coding sequence ATGGTGAAGCTATTCTATACTGTGATCGTTCTTTTGCTTGCTTTAGCAACAACAGCATTGGCCGAGCCTTCTTGTGACATTGTTCCGAAAAGGCTAGCACCTTGTTATTCGTACATTCAAGGGAAATATCATGCGATCAAGCCATCGGGCAGGTGCTGCAGAGGACTGACTGATATAGctcaaatggagaaaaatggcAGGAAGGACAGTATAGCTGTTTGCAAGTGTATAAAAAGAGCACTTTTGCATATTAATTATGATCCCAATCGTATCAAAGTTGCTTCACAACAATGTAATACCGAATTTGCTCTGCCTGCTGTTGGCCATAACACTACTTGTGAACTTATACTTTGA
- the LOC132645455 gene encoding non-specific lipid-transfer protein-like: protein MARFLVYLSLALLISTLLNQYNALSAPSCQTVTSQLSPCLSYIRKDGAKKVGDGPSVPCCTGVNNIYQLAKTKPDRVVICNCLKTVLINLGNNVIPSRISGLPKKCGVSFNMPPLDKNYDCNKVPMY, encoded by the exons ATGGCTCGGTTTCTTGTGTATCTTTCTTTAGCCCTACTAATAAGTACTCTCTTAAACCAATATAATGCCTTGAGTGCTCCTTCTTGCCAAACAGTTACTTCTCAGCTATCTCCATGCCTCTCATACATTCGAAAAGATGGTGCAAAAAAGGTAGGTGATGGTCCATCAGTACCTTGCTGTACAGGTGTAAATAACATCTACCAACTTGCAAAAACCAAACCAGATCGAGTTGTTATTTGCAACTGCTTAAAAACTGTACTCATTAATCTTGGAAATAATGTCATTCCCTCTCGCATTTCTGGACTCCCCAAGAAGTGTGGCGTTTCTTTTAATATGCCTCCTCTAGATAAAAACTACGACTGTAACAA GGTTCCTATGTATTGA
- the LOC132645458 gene encoding non-specific lipid-transfer protein 4.2-like has product MARLFCAMIILLLVLATSAEPSCKIVSIGIITSLYYIRGKHHRLDKPSNACCKGLNGINREAKNDKDIFAVCKCMENALSRIHFDLTRIGLASLLCHTHSSLASAGPKIRICARGI; this is encoded by the exons ATGGCAAGGCTATTCTGTGCTATGATCATTCTCTTGCTTGTTTTAGCAACATCAGCAGAACCTTCTTGTAAAATTGTTTCAATAGGGATAATTACCTCTTTGTATTACATTAGAGGGAAACATCATCGATTGGACAAGCCATCAAACGCGTGCTGCAAAGGACTGAACGGTATAAACAGAGAGGCAAAAAATGACAAGGATATATTTGCTGTTTGCAAGTGTATGGAGAACGCTCTTTCACGTATCCATTTTGATCTCACTCGCATCGGACTAGCTTCACTACTATGTCATACACATTCATCTCTGGCTTCCGCTGGCCCTAAGATCCGTATTTGTGCAAG GGGAATCTGA